From the Trifolium pratense cultivar HEN17-A07 linkage group LG4, ARS_RC_1.1, whole genome shotgun sequence genome, the window tgCACAAAATAGAATCATACTTCTTTTTCAGCGCCTCCCAAACATCTTTAGCACGGTTGTATGTACTGTAATAGTCATACAAATCATCACAGAGACCATTTATGATATAGCCTTTGCATACATAATCATTATGCAACCATATTTGTTGTTCCTTTTTCAGTTGAAGCTCTTGGGCTTTAATTTGTGCTGTAGGATCAATCGaatccttttctttttgtttttcagcATCAGATTTTTTACCGTTTTCACCATTGATGGCGAGAGTTTGATTTGTTCCTGAACATGAACCAGCAGAAACAACAAGAGGCATCTCATCACTTAAAACGTAGACAACTTTTTTTAAGGttaagaagaaaaacattttctgTTGCCAACGTTTGAAGTGGAGTCCTTCAAACTTAAACGGTCTTTCAGTTGCACCAACAACCGAATTGCCAATAACATCTTCAGTATCCATAGCAGTTTTgaaaacgtcttaaaattgttgtttttgatattgaaaaaataattttctaaaaaatttagAACTGAAGATTTTATTGgttgagtcgcgtactaggtcgctctctttaagacgtttcgcggtaCTGCTCAAATTGTGCAAAGCAGACAATCCAACCGCgtcgtccccaggataaaacagccctgTTCAACACAGAACCGATCAATTACTGCACTGTAATGATCGGAGAAGGaacaccttcttgaatggttCTACAAAACCACTCGAAAATTGATACAACAATATCAATCTCACTGATATAACAATATCAGTGCTGGTACAACAATACCAGTTCACAAAACCAATGAAACACAGGAAACCAATTATattttggtgaagaaaatttGGAGAAGAGAGTTATATGAATTGTATATTAGTTGTTTTGTTGTCGTGTATGTATATATGTTGCTGAGATAAGAGGAatgaataatatatatgttgtgTTGCTTTTCTAAAATACTGTACGAAGAAAGCTTCAGGCAATGAATGGAAAAATAGTAACGTTGGGGGACAAATACTAATGCACCATAATGTGCACTATTATGTGTGTAGTAATGGAAGAATTTGTTTTCAACGGAACAAAATTCAAGCTGGCTGCTATGATGAGTCAGCACTAAGTGGCTCCTTGGACCAgcttaattaactaaaaaattagttaattttgtGAATAAGAAATGTTAGTCACATTGGGATATATACACACTACTAAAGAGAGtgttctaagcaatgtgagattCTTTCCcactttttttaattcacaCTACTTAGTTCCAAGTCCTACAAGACCAAAGTGTTCATCCCATTTTATTTCCAATCACAATGGATCAACTTCCACACATAAATGAACACTACTATGTTCATTTTCCAACAATTTTCCCtatattttaaccaataaaaatgttatatctGATTCTTGTCACATGGCCAAACAGTGCAAACTTCATTTTCACCTAAGACCATGTACAATGGTCTCAACATCAAAAtacattcaacacccactttttcactccatattattttctctttcttccacctaatcattcaacacacattcaacttttaccctctccaatggtttttctaTTCAACATCCTACcacaccactttctctaccccaccactttttatttcatattcttatttaaatttatatttttgtttttatgattacataaaattataattatcgattaaaattaaattaaaataattaacacttaacACTTAACGCTTAGCGCCATCATAAGCGCCAATCCATTTACCCAgtattttgttcatataattAAAACTGTTTCGGCATGCAACTCCATCACGCGGAGGATCGAATGAGCAATGCTCATTACAATAGTCAGCAATTTGACCCCAATATGTTTCACCTTTCTGGTTTCTCCCGACAACACTGCTTGTTTCAAATTTGATCCACCCACTAATTAGCACCAAATTTTGTTCAGTGTTCCATGATGGTTGCTGGTTTTTCTTGCTCTTAGGAGTTGAATCTTCATTAGCAATAGTTATTTGTGTTGAGAATTCGGGAAAGTTAGTTGTACCACCACTCGGAAAATTTTCATTAACCATCGGCATGTAACCATTAAACGGGGGTGTTTGAGATGGATTTCTCAGCATAGATCCATAATATGGATGAAAGTTTGGAACAAAGgatgattggttgaaatttggtgttaaaccaaaattaggtatgttttgaggatgttggttaaaaaattgatttgaattttgataattgttgggattttgataattgttggagttttgataattgttgggattttgagaattgttgggataattagaagaattgttgggatccatttcactagaaaaagattaaaacttcaaaagaaagactaattagaaagataataatagattaagatagtgaaaaacttggttttttttttcttttttctgtgtgtccaaatgaaatgaaccaagtctctatttgtagagagaaaaaaatcacgaattttggtaaaaaaataaaaaattaatttgcaatgagataattgagttcaaaggatcaaaatcataaaaatccagCGAACCAATCAGCAGCTGACAAGTGGCACCCTTTATCttaaaaaacaaattctctCTCCGCTCTCTGCCACACACGCGCCCTGTCCGCGCATGTGACGCACGCGCCTGGCTGCGCAAATGAAGAAGCGGCACGCGTCCCCCTTTATGCAGATTCAACATGTTGAATTCATTCATCATCTCCCTCCTCCACATCACATTAAACACCCCTCCTCCAATGGTTTCAACATCAAAACCTTCATTCAACACCACTACACATGGTCTGCACACCAAGCACTAATACcagtttacattttttttctctcttgtttCATATGATCTTTGGAGACCTCTTAATATTTTGCCTACTAATTAAGCCTACTTTGATGGACATCATTAACAACTTGTGATGAAActcttgaaaaaaatataaatgttatgttcttcaaaaaatatcaatgttatgATTGTaacacaattataaaaaaaaaatcaaatattaaatatatttaaatttgaaacataaaaatcacaaattcacaagtcaaaatattttactaataaTCAACAATATGTGGCATAATTAATATAGGTATTTTTGTTCTTTAACTATTGAGAAAATTACATTGACCTCCCTTGAGGTCTTTTAAAATAACACAAACACCCCCTCTAGTTTTATAATAATAGACACTAACCTCCCCTAAAttctcttaaaataaataacacttCCCCTCTTTACTTAACACCGTTTGTTTTCTGTTAAAATTCAAAAGTCGCCGTGTTTTCATCGATGCACACTATCTTGCTCCATTAAGCCATCACTGGACTCCGACCATTGTTGTAAGCTTGTACACCTTAATCATGTATCTGGCAATACAAAAATGAATATTTGAGAATTTGAATTAGCAATACCAAATTGTCATGATCGAAAGGCAATATCAAATAATTCAGTGTCATTGtaagcaaagaaaaataattccATTATCCCTCTTACAAGAACGAAAAAATACAGCGAAAAAGAGAGATACACATTTGTGCCAAAACAGATTGTACCTATCACCAATAAGGAGTAGGCGGCACAAAATTAACAAGCAGACAGAACGAAAGAGATAACTTACGGTCTTTtggattgttttttttttttttttttaataaacttaaTATTTAACGGAAAATAAACACTATTAACTACAAGGGAGGTTAGTGTTGAGTAGGCAAATAGAAGGGTGTGAGTTATGTTTATTTACAATGACCTCAAAGGAGGCGAGTGTAATTATCCCTTAActatttggttcaaaatttgaTTCTTTATCAAtgcatatgaaaaatatttggtgAGAGAGGTCAAACTCCATAGACGTgtatataaaaatacatttatttaaaaGATCAACCTCTTAAATaaatatgagtaaaaattataataatattattttattagaatttggtttaaaaagacaaaaatgacCCTAATttaattatgtgtcaaaaaaattaaaaagggtAGGAAGGggatatatgagtaaaaattgtaataatataatttttactcatgtaataatatattatttttattttattagaatttgttttaaaaagacAAAATTGACCCTAATTTAAATATGtgtcaagaaaagaaaagaaagaaaaaggatAGAAAGGAGATTTCATATTTATCTTTCTTTAATAAATTTACATGATTAgccaaaaaaaacaaacaattcgGTCACTCCTTTTATTATTTctctaaataaaaacaaaaaaaacatctcataaaaataacatcacataattcaccttgttcaaaaaaaaataaaatacataattcaacatttttcaatataaaaaaataaaaaactcaccctttattttagtaatttttttttttgacaaaatttattttagtaatttttagtTAATCTAAATTGACACATCCATACACCCAATCATAGTCCAGACTCCTGCCACTTCAATTTCCATCTGGTCCTTGCATGGTCAGTCTTCTTCAACCTCACACCATCCCAAAAAAAACCATTACACCTCTGCGCAAGTTAGCCTCCACCACCACACTCATGCAAATAAACCTCAactcaatttcttaatcatcttcattcctccaccaaacttcttaattaatcaatcaattaaCCAAAACCAATctctcacaattttttttctatcactttctatttcaattcaacaacaaaaaaaacatcaacaatGATGGACTCCGAAAATCACACCACAGAGGAACACCTACACCCGCACCCTCTCTCTTCATCAAATGATGAATTAGAAAACCTCAATCTCCACGAAAACAACGAACACGATTCGTTATTAAGTACTAAATCGTACTCTAATTACCGGAGCGTGATGTCCACGCTCTCTGATTCTCACAATCATCCACTTTCTTCGCCGAGTTTCGTATCATCGGCGGATTCCGATCCACTTCTATCTCCACCGCAACACTACCGCGAATTCACAAACCCTAATTCGTCTGATACTTCTTCTTACATCGATCCTCCTTCTTACGCAGACGCGATTTTCACTTCTTTCGACGGCGAGACATCTTCTAACGGCGTTGATACTCCGACTCGAAGCTCCTCCGATGGAATTTTTTTCTCGAGATCTTCTTCAAGTTCGGAGTATTTGAAAATAACGGTTTCGAATCCGGTTAAGGAGCAAGAGAATTCGAATTCGATTGTTCCTGGTAGTAGTAGTTATGTGACGTATTTGATTACAACGAGAACGAATATTCCGGAGTTTGGAGGTTCGGAATTCGGTGTCCGGAGAAGGTTTAAGGATATAGTGACGCTTTCTGATCGGTTATCGGAGGCGTATCGAGGGTTTTTTATACCGCCGAGGCCGGATAAGAGTATTGTGGAGAGTCAGGTGATGCAGAAACAGGAATTTGTTGAGCAGAGGAGAGTGGCATTGGAGAAGTATCTTCGGAGATTGGCGGATCATCCGGTGATTAGAAAGAGTGATGAGTTTAGGGTGTTTTTGCAGGTTCAAGGGAAGCTTCCATTGCCGACTACGACTGATGTGGCGTCGAGGGTTTTGGATGGGGCGGCGAAGCTTCCGAAACAGTTGATGGGGGAGAGTTTGATTGCTCCTAGTGAGGTTGTGCAACCGGCGAAAGGGGGGAGGGATTTGTTGAGGTTGTTCAAGGAGTTGAAGCAATCAATGTCCAATGATTGGGGAGGTTCTAAGCCACTTGTTGTGGAGGAAGATAAAGAGTTCCTTGCAAAGAAGGAAAGGGTTCATGAACTTGAACAGCAAATCAATAGTGCATCTCAGcaggtgtttttttttgtaaattgttaattataattttcaatttcagctTATTAGACCGTGTTTATACTTTTATATCTGCTCATGTGTTTGATATTGAGATCATTGTTATCAATTGTGGATTGCGGAAACGGTTTGCTTAACTTCAGTTACGTGTGTTATAGCCGTTATAGCtgttatttgacaacactttatACTAAATAGTGTATCACGGAACAGtagcaatttgttcaaattccgctacgcTATTGGGTTGTACCTGTATCTACCCTACGACTGATATTTGAAAACATTTGGGTTATGAATGTGTGGTTAGATTGGTACTTGTAGAGTTTCTCATCATGAGACAATTTTGTGCAGGCTGAATCGCTTGTTAAAGCACAACAAGATATGGGAGAGACAATGGGAGAATTAGGGTTGGCATTtattaaattaacaaaatttgaaaatgaagaagCTGTTTTGGACTCTCAGAGGGTACGAGCTGCCGACATGAAAGGTGTAGCAACAGCTGCTGTGAAAGCTAGCAGATTATTTCGAGAATTAAATTCTCAAACTGTGAAGCATTTGGTATATAACAAAAATTTTGTAATGTTAATTTTGCAGTTATACATTTGTTGTCGTTGTCTACTTAGAAAGGGATCGCGCTTTCCTTATTAATAAAGGGCAACCCACTAACTAGGtttaattgttgatgattttccATTTTATGCATAGCAGGATACACTTCATGAATATCTTGGATTAATGTTGGCTGTTCACAGTGCATTCACGGATCGCACAAGTGCACTCTTGACGGTACAGACCCTTCTATCAGAACTCTCTTCTTTGCAATCAAGAGCTGAAAAACTTGAAGCGGCTTCATCTAAAATATTTGGGGGTGACAAAACAAGGTCTCGTAAGTTAGAGGAGCTACAGGAAACCATAAGAGCAACCGAAGACGCCAAAAATGTTGCAATCAGAGAATATGAGCGGATCAAGGTAGGGGTTTAATTGTTTTATAGTTTGATTTGGTTTCTTAGGCTAGATACATTGTCTTCAATTAGATTATGCTTTGCGACAGTTTGTGATTCAAAATGGTATATGGTTCAATCTTCTATGATTCGGCTGATAATGTTTCTTGTTCATGAGATCCATCATagttttgttttggttaattTCCTGTTTTATATCTATCATAGCAGACATATTAACATTAGTGCTCATCACTTTATTTTCTCCAGCTTAAAATGTCCTATAATTGGTCATTTACTATCCTTTACAGATATGATTGATGCCTATTAGTAAatgttattataaataaattagaggTTTCACTCTTTGTATTTGTAGACGAAAGTGTTTGTGTAAACTTGTAGATCAGACTCGTGCTATAGGCTAATATCCATCTACATTGGAAAATTTCTCAAGTGTTAAGACTTCAGACATTAGGGTTTAGGGTATAGGCTAatgtaaatttaattatttggttcGAGTTTATAATACGAGGACTGCTATTGACAGACGCTTTAACACTCCTCTAAACACACACCCATTTGATAAGCCACGTCACTCTTTTTAATAAACCACTTGTTTACGGGCTAACCAAgttgagtaatttttttttttcttaaaaaaaaaaggttcagTAACACCTCTGCGGCGCTCACAGTCGCCTGCCTTCTTACTATGACTATCGTCTAGCTTCAAACACCATCCTTCAACAATCCAACTAACTCCTCTTCCCCATCTTTACAAGCATCAAcccataaacaaaaaatagagaaaCTAGTGTTGGGGAGTAACGACTAAAGTAAACAGAGAAGCAATAATCTAATTCAAACTCTTTGAACTTCAATCTCACTTTTCTAGAGGAGGAACAATCTAATTCAAACTCTTTGAACTTCAATCTTCACCTTCGTTTTGCTTTTCCTAGAGGAGGAATAATTTAATTCATTTCTCGTGATTAACTAATTTGGGTGAAATTAAAAATTGGGTCTAAAGCCATGAGAATGGTGTGGCCTGAGAATACATGGCAACGATAGGATTTTCAAAAGtgagatttatatttttttatgacgGACAAGGGGGTTTTTAAAAGGGAGATAATGGTGAAAACTTTCCAGTTTCAGATATGTTTTGGTGaagagatttttttaaaaaaagtgttgGAAAAGTAAACTTGAATAGCCGGTAGCCAGGATTGGATTAGAAACCTGGTCCAATATATGTGCGTGTGTTAATCGGAGAGTGACAAAGCGTTTGTCCCTAGCATCTCTCTTATAATACATCACATGTATTAATGATattttcagtttatttattgttgattgactttttttcctttctccCCTAACCCAAAACTTCATattcttaacatggtatcattTGCCAGAGTCTCTTGTTGTGTCCAGTTCTTTGTAATTGATGACGTTTTCTCCTCTGCCCCTATATTATTCTCTCCCCTATTCATGTATTATTATCTCCTCTGTTGGCGATACTTCTCAATAATCCTAACCATCTCTTTATCTTTCTCTGCCTAAAACTTGTAATTTCAACATGTTATCCTAGCCTCTGTTGAATAAGTAGTCGCGGGTTCAAGAACCACTGCCAAAAGTTAACTTTTAAGTGGACATGCACAAATCATTCCATAACTATCTCGGGTACTATGGTGAATTTTCTGGCAAACTGTTGCATGAGAAACATCAGACAGCTAGTTCTATTGTGGTATAGATTTTCCACTAAGCATCGTATATAGATTGCTTGTTTTTTCGTCTGTTATTTCTTATTCTTTCAGATTTTTCTTGTTCCTTCTTTGGTGTTTCTCG encodes:
- the LOC123923140 gene encoding sorting nexin 2B-like isoform X2; this encodes MMDSENHTTEEHLHPHPLSSSNDELENLNLHENNEHDSLLSTKSYSNYRSVMSTLSDSHNHPLSSPSFVSSADSDPLLSPPQHYREFTNPNSSDTSSYIDPPSYADAIFTSFDGETSSNGVDTPTRSSSDGIFFSRSSSSSEYLKITVSNPVKEQENSNSIVPGSSSYVTYLITTRTNIPEFGGSEFGVRRRFKDIVTLSDRLSEAYRGFFIPPRPDKSIVESQVMQKQEFVEQRRVALEKYLRRLADHPVIRKSDEFRVFLQVQGKLPLPTTTDVASRVLDGAAKLPKQLMGESLIAPSEVVQPAKGGRDLLRLFKELKQSMSNDWGGSKPLVVEEDKEFLAKKERVHELEQQINSASQQAESLVKAQQDMGETMGELGLAFIKLTKFENEEAVLDSQRVRAADMKGVATAAVKASRLFRELNSQTVKHLDTLHEYLGLMLAVHSAFTDRTSALLTVQTLLSELSSLQSRAEKLEAASSKIFGGDKTRSRKLEELQETIRATEDAKNVAIREYERIKENNRSELERLDRERQADFLNMLKGFVVNQVGYAEKIANVWTKVVEDTSGYAKEST
- the LOC123922503 gene encoding sporozoite surface protein 2-like, with amino-acid sequence MDPNNSSNYPNNSQNPNNYQNSNNYQNPNNYQNSNQFFNQHPQNIPNFGLTPNFNQSSFVPNFHPYYGSMLRNPSQTPPFNGYMPMVNENFPSGGTTNFPEFSTQITIANEDSTPKSKKNQQPSWNTEQNLVLISGWIKFETSSVVGRNQKGETYWGQIADYCNEHCSFDPPRDGVACRNSFNYMNKILGKWIGAYDGAKR
- the LOC123923140 gene encoding sorting nexin 2B-like isoform X1, producing MMDSENHTTEEHLHPHPLSSSNDELENLNLHENNEHDSLLSTKSYSNYRSVMSTLSDSHNHPLSSPSFVSSADSDPLLSPPQHYREFTNPNSSDTSSYIDPPSYADAIFTSFDGETSSNGVDTPTRSSSDGIFFSRSSSSSEYLKITVSNPVKEQENSNSIVPGSSSYVTYLITTRTNIPEFGGSEFGVRRRFKDIVTLSDRLSEAYRGFFIPPRPDKSIVESQVMQKQEFVEQRRVALEKYLRRLADHPVIRKSDEFRVFLQVQGKLPLPTTTDVASRVLDGAAKLPKQLMGESLIAPSEVVQPAKGGRDLLRLFKELKQSMSNDWGGSKPLVVEEDKEFLAKKERVHELEQQINSASQQAESLVKAQQDMGETMGELGLAFIKLTKFENEEAVLDSQRVRAADMKGVATAAVKASRLFRELNSQTVKHLQDTLHEYLGLMLAVHSAFTDRTSALLTVQTLLSELSSLQSRAEKLEAASSKIFGGDKTRSRKLEELQETIRATEDAKNVAIREYERIKENNRSELERLDRERQADFLNMLKGFVVNQVGYAEKIANVWTKVVEDTSGYAKEST